The following coding sequences lie in one Peribacillus frigoritolerans genomic window:
- a CDS encoding OsmC family protein, with the protein MKTMITWTGEMAFSGTTPSGHEIKMDAAEEVGGKNSGARPTELLLHSLAGCTGIDIVMILKKMRFETKAFQIEIEGARSENHPKRFTDFHIHYFLEGDLPEDKVVRAIQLSKNTYCSVYHSLNADIKISYSINGVKGKKEL; encoded by the coding sequence ATGAAGACAATGATTACATGGACAGGGGAAATGGCCTTTTCTGGCACAACTCCGTCGGGACATGAAATTAAGATGGATGCTGCCGAAGAAGTAGGAGGAAAAAATAGCGGAGCCAGACCCACGGAGTTACTTTTACATTCTCTTGCTGGGTGCACAGGTATTGATATTGTAATGATATTAAAAAAAATGCGATTTGAAACAAAGGCTTTTCAAATAGAAATAGAAGGGGCACGATCTGAAAATCACCCTAAACGGTTTACCGATTTTCATATTCACTATTTTTTGGAGGGTGATCTGCCTGAAGATAAAGTGGTCCGTGCGATTCAATTATCCAAAAATACGTACTGTTCAGTATATCACTCATTAAATGCCGACATCAAAATCAGCTATTCAATAAATGGTGTTAAAGGAAAAAAAGAATTATAA
- a CDS encoding metalloregulator ArsR/SmtB family transcription factor: protein MNEQNQNQERDIYVAIADPTRRKLLRLLADVEELPLNELTVHFEMGRTAVSKHLAILKEARLVISRKVGRETRYRLNAAPLREIEDWVSFYRKFWSERMLLLNQILEEEQKMNLTVSQEFNFKSPIEKVWYSLTDANTLAKWVMANDIKPVLGHKFQFRNEQWNLVIDSEVLEVEEPYRLSYTWVGGGINTTVTWTLKHEDGTTYLHLEQSGFEKEDQAFNGAKYGWAKMGEDLNKLLEEM, encoded by the coding sequence TTGAACGAGCAAAATCAAAATCAAGAGCGTGATATTTATGTGGCCATCGCTGACCCAACAAGACGTAAATTGCTACGTTTGTTGGCGGACGTGGAAGAATTGCCACTCAATGAGTTGACCGTTCATTTTGAAATGGGTCGAACTGCGGTTTCGAAGCATTTGGCAATCCTTAAAGAGGCTCGTCTCGTAATCAGCAGAAAGGTCGGCAGGGAAACGCGTTATCGGCTGAATGCTGCCCCGTTGAGGGAAATTGAGGATTGGGTATCGTTTTACAGGAAATTCTGGAGTGAAAGAATGCTACTTTTAAACCAAATATTAGAGGAGGAACAAAAGATGAATTTAACAGTATCACAAGAATTTAATTTTAAGAGCCCAATCGAGAAGGTATGGTACTCCTTAACGGATGCAAATACTCTTGCGAAGTGGGTAATGGCTAATGATATTAAACCTGTCCTCGGACATAAATTTCAGTTCCGGAATGAACAGTGGAATTTAGTTATCGATTCCGAAGTTCTTGAAGTTGAGGAGCCTTATAGGTTATCTTACACTTGGGTAGGTGGCGGGATAAATACTACAGTCACATGGACATTAAAGCACGAGGATGGAACAACCTATTTACATCTTGAACAATCAGGATTTGAAAAAGAAGATCAAGCGTTCAATGGTGCGAAATATGGTTGGGCGAAAATGGGCGAAGATCTTAATAAATTGTTAGAGGAAATGTAA
- a CDS encoding TAXI family TRAP transporter solute-binding subunit: protein MKNGALFIKVALLFCFMTGCSFMNEQQEISKPASTLIQSQLTSEGQDLNNRMLIIGTGDMTGVYFSLGQRLSNMYEKYNGAVSGTQVTDASIENTELVSLHRAEIGFTTVDVLDLPETDKSKLRALTALYSNYVQIVTTKQNDLDSLDDLVGKRISVGTAGSGTRLIAERILLESDLPTDQLNLSYLSFSQSAEALRNGTIDAAFFSSGIPNNEIAFISRQMELSFIPIPGDIIERLQKQYEVYTNDEIPRDTYRGMKKNVQTISIKNVLVTYKEMSDPHAYNLVKTLYEHLPELQHTHPAASDISIEEATKQVPLDFHSGAMNYFTEQGMIENQ from the coding sequence ATGAAGAATGGAGCACTCTTTATAAAAGTCGCTTTGTTATTTTGTTTCATGACAGGATGTTCTTTTATGAATGAGCAGCAGGAAATATCTAAACCTGCTTCTACCTTGATTCAGAGTCAACTAACCTCTGAAGGACAGGATTTAAATAATAGGATGCTAATCATTGGAACCGGTGATATGACAGGTGTTTATTTTTCATTAGGACAAAGATTATCAAATATGTATGAAAAATATAATGGAGCTGTGTCAGGAACCCAGGTAACCGATGCTTCCATCGAAAATACTGAATTGGTTAGCCTCCATCGGGCAGAAATTGGTTTTACCACAGTGGATGTACTGGATTTGCCTGAGACGGATAAATCCAAGTTAAGAGCTTTAACGGCCCTATATTCCAATTATGTTCAAATTGTTACAACTAAACAAAATGATTTGGATTCCTTAGATGATTTAGTTGGTAAACGCATTAGTGTGGGAACGGCAGGAAGCGGTACAAGGCTTATTGCAGAGCGGATACTGTTAGAATCTGATTTACCGACTGATCAATTGAATTTATCCTATCTTTCTTTTTCTCAATCTGCAGAAGCATTAAGAAATGGTACCATTGATGCAGCTTTCTTTTCTTCGGGAATTCCGAATAATGAAATCGCTTTCATATCCAGGCAGATGGAACTATCTTTCATTCCAATACCGGGAGACATCATTGAACGTCTTCAGAAACAATATGAAGTTTATACTAATGATGAAATTCCCAGAGATACATACAGGGGAATGAAAAAAAATGTCCAAACGATTTCAATTAAAAATGTCTTGGTAACCTACAAGGAAATGTCTGACCCTCATGCATACAATCTTGTGAAAACATTATATGAACATCTCCCTGAACTGCAGCATACACATCCGGCGGCTTCTGATATTTCAATAGAGGAAGCAACCAAACAAGTTCCACTGGATTTCCATTCAGGGGCCATGAATTATTTTACCGAACAAGGAATGATTGAAAATCAATGA
- a CDS encoding YdeI/OmpD-associated family protein, giving the protein MTNSMNPKVDEFLSKATKWKEEYETLRNIVLDCELTEEFKWMHPCFTFEKKNIVLIHGFKEYCALLFHKGALLKDTHGILIQQTENVQGARQIRFTNLQEIVATESILKAYIHEAIEVEKAGLEVNFKKTEFIIPEELQNKFDEIPALKTAFEALTPGRQRAYILHFSQPKQSKTRESRVEKCMQNILNGKGLKD; this is encoded by the coding sequence ATGACAAATAGTATGAATCCTAAGGTTGATGAATTTTTAAGTAAAGCTACAAAGTGGAAGGAAGAATATGAGACGCTGAGAAATATCGTTCTTGACTGTGAGCTGACCGAAGAATTTAAGTGGATGCATCCTTGTTTTACGTTTGAGAAAAAAAACATCGTTTTAATACATGGATTTAAAGAATATTGTGCGCTTCTGTTTCACAAAGGTGCCTTGTTAAAGGATACCCATGGGATTCTAATCCAACAAACGGAGAATGTACAGGGGGCGCGCCAGATTCGGTTCACCAATCTTCAAGAAATAGTTGCAACGGAATCCATTCTGAAAGCCTATATTCATGAAGCCATTGAAGTTGAAAAAGCCGGTTTGGAAGTGAATTTTAAAAAGACAGAATTCATAATTCCTGAAGAGCTTCAAAACAAATTCGATGAAATCCCTGCCTTGAAAACTGCATTTGAAGCATTGACCCCGGGACGGCAAAGAGCATACATTCTTCATTTTTCTCAACCAAAACAATCCAAAACTCGAGAGTCAAGAGTTGAAAAATGCATGCAGAATATTCTCAATGGAAAGGGATTAAAGGATTAG
- a CDS encoding transporter substrate-binding domain-containing protein — MIVFVQSLWSPAVFADQKTFIIAGESALPPFSYENEAGELTGINIDLMEEIANYNGVDFKYIPMRMEDAEKALSNGTIDAIVGSTYNTEKDNQLDFTQSYFTMSQSIIIPSNRKQDIHTLTDLRDSHVVLDHNTPVISTFLNMRNTNLTTVSNQYSGILTLLNNRADVFIGNKWTAAFYLKKFRQEKNYIILDEVIEPADYTIAVKKGNQSLLFMMDNTLTELKANRNINGIIDKWVMPQSNQKIARLEQFIFWLIISLTAVALILLIIYIWNQKLKKSVHNQTLKLHLLNKDLEKQRQNIANAEAFKDQILNNINNGIITFDLDFMITSCNAKASDILNISKEMILNFMNHSQLMKNFEALHQEQNENNRTGSFRILVLNEGNEQKMISYSMHKMFNSEDMQTGYLLSMSDETEKKTLEKKLVTQEKLHALGQLVAGVAHEIRNPLTSIKTFIDLLPSKYDNPQFRQVLMEHLPTEVNRLNAIVTDLIEYARPRPPNITNCHAHELISLLAFHKVTMEKNQINFEQTIEEDLIFYIDLQQIQQVLLNLVLNSIHAVEETKEKTINITIDKENEKTGRITISDTGKGMKQEELNHIFEPFFTNKEKGVGLGLTLSYRLIKENYGDIHVKSYPNSGTKFTILLPLYIE; from the coding sequence TTGATAGTTTTTGTTCAATCGCTTTGGTCTCCCGCTGTTTTTGCTGACCAAAAGACTTTTATAATTGCTGGAGAAAGTGCTCTTCCACCATTTTCATATGAAAATGAAGCTGGTGAGCTGACAGGCATCAATATTGATTTAATGGAGGAAATAGCAAATTATAATGGTGTAGATTTCAAATATATTCCGATGAGGATGGAAGATGCCGAAAAAGCCTTAAGTAACGGAACAATCGATGCAATTGTTGGAAGTACCTATAATACCGAAAAAGATAACCAACTTGATTTCACTCAATCCTATTTTACAATGTCCCAATCAATAATCATTCCCAGTAATAGGAAACAGGATATTCATACGTTAACTGATTTACGTGATTCACATGTTGTCCTTGACCATAACACTCCAGTAATCAGTACATTTCTCAATATGAGGAATACAAATTTAACGACCGTTTCGAATCAATACTCGGGTATTTTAACATTATTGAACAACCGTGCAGATGTATTCATCGGAAACAAATGGACTGCAGCTTTCTATTTGAAAAAATTCCGCCAAGAAAAGAATTACATCATTCTCGATGAAGTCATTGAACCCGCGGATTATACGATTGCAGTAAAAAAAGGGAATCAATCGCTTCTTTTCATGATGGACAATACACTCACAGAACTTAAAGCAAACCGAAATATCAATGGGATAATCGATAAATGGGTCATGCCACAATCCAATCAAAAAATTGCCAGGCTGGAGCAATTCATATTCTGGTTGATTATCAGCTTAACTGCGGTAGCCCTTATCCTTTTAATCATTTACATATGGAATCAAAAGCTAAAAAAATCCGTTCATAACCAGACGTTAAAATTACATTTATTAAATAAGGATTTAGAGAAACAACGGCAAAACATCGCTAACGCTGAAGCATTCAAAGATCAAATCTTAAACAATATCAATAATGGAATCATTACATTCGATCTCGATTTCATGATTACCAGCTGCAATGCAAAGGCATCGGACATTCTCAACATTTCCAAGGAAATGATTCTGAATTTTATGAATCATTCGCAATTAATGAAGAATTTCGAAGCTTTACATCAAGAACAAAATGAGAATAATCGTACGGGTTCTTTTCGGATCTTGGTACTTAATGAGGGAAATGAACAGAAGATGATTTCATATTCGATGCATAAGATGTTCAATTCAGAAGATATGCAAACCGGATACTTGCTTTCCATGAGTGATGAGACGGAAAAGAAAACATTGGAGAAAAAATTGGTCACACAAGAAAAGCTGCACGCTCTTGGTCAACTAGTTGCAGGTGTCGCACATGAAATAAGGAATCCTTTGACATCGATAAAAACATTCATTGATTTACTTCCGAGTAAATATGATAATCCTCAATTCCGACAAGTTCTAATGGAACACTTGCCTACTGAAGTTAATCGTTTGAATGCAATTGTTACCGATTTAATTGAATATGCACGTCCGCGTCCGCCCAATATTACTAATTGCCACGCTCATGAACTTATATCATTACTTGCTTTTCATAAGGTGACAATGGAAAAAAACCAAATAAATTTCGAGCAAACGATTGAGGAGGACCTTATTTTTTATATAGATTTACAACAAATTCAACAAGTACTTCTTAACTTGGTGTTGAATTCGATTCATGCCGTTGAAGAAACAAAGGAAAAGACCATTAATATCACCATTGATAAAGAGAACGAAAAGACAGGGCGGATTACCATATCCGATACAGGAAAAGGGATGAAACAGGAGGAACTGAACCATATTTTCGAACCTTTTTTCACAAATAAAGAAAAGGGAGTCGGTTTGGGACTTACGTTATCGTATAGGCTAATTAAAGAGAATTACGGAGATATCCATGTGAAAAGTTATCCTAATTCAGGAACGAAATTCACCATTTTACTACCTTTATATATCGAATAG
- a CDS encoding ABC transporter substrate-binding protein yields MKKLMCILSIIVLIALAGCGNPTPQKPGESVQTSTGEKGEKKITIAGNGGVIESAIRDVIAPKFKEETGITVNYISGLSGEILSKVELQKNAPQIDVALFVPVDVIRAKEKELIVPIDESNVPNMKLVDSRFIPVEKAAAPAFGLVIAPAYNTETFKKKGLKSIESWNDLVSPEYEGKTAFSDITNDWGFNTLNGLAISNGGSTEDMEPGLEKAKDLAAYSNTFYKNSTQMMPAIQQGAADVTVMGSYSIGELAVSGIPIKMAVPKEGVPLQAFSAGLVKNTPNSKEALEFINYVISEEAQALISEKGFYPTVEGMKIPEKYEESIGLKASDKTFKPDFAKFAEIRAEVSDKWAKEVTPELGKKLK; encoded by the coding sequence ATGAAAAAACTGATGTGTATTTTATCGATAATAGTATTGATCGCTCTTGCGGGGTGTGGTAATCCCACTCCGCAAAAGCCGGGGGAATCCGTACAAACAAGTACAGGGGAAAAAGGAGAGAAGAAAATAACAATAGCAGGTAATGGCGGTGTCATTGAAAGTGCCATCCGAGATGTGATTGCACCAAAGTTCAAAGAAGAAACGGGAATCACTGTCAATTATATTTCCGGTTTATCAGGTGAAATCTTATCCAAAGTGGAATTACAGAAAAACGCTCCGCAAATAGATGTTGCCCTTTTTGTACCGGTTGATGTAATTCGCGCTAAGGAGAAGGAACTGATCGTTCCAATTGATGAGTCCAATGTTCCCAATATGAAATTGGTGGATTCACGTTTCATTCCGGTTGAAAAGGCGGCCGCGCCAGCATTCGGTTTAGTCATTGCACCAGCTTATAATACGGAAACCTTTAAAAAGAAAGGGTTAAAATCAATTGAATCATGGAATGATCTTGTCTCTCCTGAGTACGAGGGTAAAACGGCATTTTCAGATATTACGAATGATTGGGGCTTCAATACCCTTAATGGTCTGGCGATTTCAAACGGCGGCAGTACAGAAGACATGGAGCCAGGTCTAGAAAAGGCTAAAGATCTTGCAGCGTATTCCAATACATTTTATAAAAACTCAACGCAAATGATGCCAGCGATCCAGCAAGGAGCTGCTGACGTAACGGTCATGGGAAGTTATTCCATAGGTGAACTAGCCGTTTCAGGTATTCCGATTAAGATGGCCGTGCCTAAAGAAGGTGTGCCGCTTCAAGCTTTCAGCGCTGGTCTAGTGAAAAATACGCCAAATAGCAAAGAAGCCCTTGAATTCATCAACTATGTAATCAGTGAAGAAGCTCAAGCATTAATTTCCGAAAAAGGATTTTATCCGACGGTGGAAGGCATGAAAATCCCAGAGAAATATGAAGAGTCAATCGGCCTTAAAGCAAGTGATAAAACATTTAAACCTGATTTCGCCAAGTTTGCCGAGATCCGTGCCGAGGTGTCAGACAAATGGGCGAAAGAGGTTACTCCTGAATTAGGGAAAAAACTCAAATAA
- a CDS encoding sigma-54-dependent transcriptional regulator, with protein MKMHVLVIDDEPAICTALSFALEDSYQVVTTTDPDEGLRKIENQHFDIVLLDLRIGNKSGLDVLQKIKQISPNVTVIMMTAYSSIETSIEAIKKGAYYYIEKPINIEELSLLLMRAAEFKQMSNQLETLHEELEIQKGFGNFLGNSKAMQRIFSMIERVKDIDSSVLITGESGTGKELVARNIHTLGRRKNNPIQIVNCAAIPEMLLESELFGYEKGAFSGATQRKEGKFVAANGGILFLDEISEMPLPLQAKLLRVLQEREVTPLGSNTKISLDVRIISAANKNLEQMVMEGEFREDLFFRLNVIPILMPPLRDRKEDLPILMDYFIKKHAKDMNREEKMFSATARRILLDYHYPGNVRELGNIIEYAIALSNSKRMEETDLPQYVQEQKFILQPDGNDDDFTSFRIPIGISMKEIEEKVITATLQYCKNHRQKTAQILKISERSLRDKIKLISNGE; from the coding sequence ATGAAAATGCATGTATTGGTGATTGATGATGAACCTGCTATTTGCACCGCTCTTAGCTTTGCATTGGAAGATTCCTATCAAGTCGTAACAACTACTGACCCCGATGAGGGTCTTCGGAAGATCGAGAATCAGCACTTTGATATTGTATTACTTGATTTGAGAATAGGGAATAAAAGTGGACTTGATGTCCTACAGAAAATCAAACAAATATCACCTAACGTGACAGTCATCATGATGACTGCCTATTCTTCCATTGAAACTTCCATCGAGGCCATAAAAAAAGGCGCCTACTACTATATTGAAAAGCCAATTAATATAGAAGAGCTTTCTTTGCTCTTGATGAGGGCAGCCGAATTCAAACAGATGTCCAATCAATTGGAGACATTACATGAAGAATTAGAGATTCAAAAGGGATTTGGTAACTTCCTTGGTAACAGCAAGGCGATGCAGCGTATTTTCTCAATGATCGAAAGAGTGAAAGATATTGATTCCAGTGTTCTTATCACGGGTGAGAGTGGTACTGGAAAGGAGCTTGTAGCCCGAAACATCCATACGCTGGGAAGAAGGAAAAACAATCCCATTCAGATTGTCAATTGTGCAGCAATTCCTGAGATGCTGCTGGAATCTGAATTGTTCGGTTACGAGAAGGGAGCATTTTCCGGTGCAACTCAGAGGAAGGAAGGGAAATTCGTTGCTGCTAATGGAGGCATCCTTTTTCTGGATGAGATTAGTGAAATGCCCCTTCCACTTCAAGCCAAATTATTAAGGGTATTGCAGGAACGGGAAGTGACGCCTCTGGGATCCAATACAAAAATCTCATTGGACGTCCGTATTATAAGTGCAGCCAATAAAAACCTGGAACAAATGGTGATGGAAGGGGAATTTAGGGAGGATTTGTTTTTCAGGCTAAATGTCATTCCCATCTTGATGCCGCCTTTAAGAGATAGAAAAGAAGATTTACCGATCCTTATGGATTATTTTATAAAAAAACACGCTAAGGATATGAATCGTGAAGAAAAGATGTTCTCGGCAACCGCACGTCGGATTTTACTGGATTATCATTACCCTGGGAATGTCCGTGAGCTTGGTAACATTATAGAATATGCTATTGCCCTATCAAACTCGAAAAGAATGGAAGAAACCGACTTGCCGCAATATGTACAAGAACAAAAGTTCATTCTCCAGCCGGATGGCAATGACGACGATTTTACCAGTTTCAGGATTCCCATCGGCATTTCCATGAAAGAGATAGAAGAAAAGGTCATAACGGCCACTCTTCAATACTGTAAAAACCATCGGCAAAAAACAGCTCAAATCTTAAAAATTTCTGAAAGAAGCCTTCGTGATAAAATCAAGCTCATTTCAAATGGAGAATAA